Proteins found in one Colletes latitarsis isolate SP2378_abdomen chromosome 8, iyColLati1, whole genome shotgun sequence genomic segment:
- the Plx gene encoding PTB_TBC1D1_like and TBC domain-containing protein plx isoform X1 has protein sequence MITVPISASSPYVKVTSYSDASAIGKKPTVQQYLRDMKEHSASSRFEGRDVPQRSQSSAASLMSLGADISPSSSHFFEVLYVGKIRVSHPKVSESFIDDALVRFRVHGLEKSRSSSSNLAEYQRQSLLTSSNNRRNSAESTGSASETGSIENVSGSGIISPINSLGVPSTLTGSVETFPKSVSFAEKDEEENRDTRNNNAMQVPEVMRNRASSTGSVLSARRDSMKTGDEHNRTMLFQVGRHDLRLISPDRKQVLLHKQLRDVASCVHGIKNPEHFGFICRENNIECFIGYVFKCQSGSVADDLVTAISQAFVGTGDVIRKERYSVFSCEHCPMYWYNKLCQEIEGQNDRRTQNIIFSRMELLPEDEQEIVVSKYKSAESAGGTGTTLREQNQFLMRLLRVHCEAKQARHVHDTAENRSEFLNQYLSVGVGSTIFMKAKRSLTNSFDNLMKRKGSRDDLGLVSHLRDSSHLNTVIKSASQSPDISRQPSMADISSESSRPRSLRVSPEQQLTVNTGPKSSMMDIFLKVGNSPKMSPTEADGNNSMQSNSSWRQAILNRVVTPNKDHDKENDKSGNMKTPQTTPKRRTRQELRDLWKKAINQQVILIRMEKENARLRVRQEEATVKRIKLEYDELSSCARELVEVWDLLVSKESRVSTKCDNQMLLHAIKQGVPKGKRGEVWQFLAEQFCLKQPPIDTRDFPNYNTPYDLLLKQLTSQQHAILIDLGRTFPNHPYFSSALGPGQLALFNLLKAYSLLDHEVGYCQGLSFVAGVLLLHMSEDLAFFLLRHLMFRRGLRKLYLPDMAALQLYLYQLSRLLHDRLPAIYNHFDKHDVSPTLYAAPWLLTLFASQFPLGFVTRVFDLLFLESTEVLFRVSMALLEDHQDQLLSCDSFEEIMEYLKTRVPAVDREILDRVMKRVFYPDQEITKQLNEYRVEYQVLQEEMMSVKPQIENMEKLKLINKQLTQEVAQLSEQLEITMSNLHRLETARSVQQSTLLKLESQNRSLEVTVSTLGAFVQQLSDTRPDIEFPGDIRRIIAQLSLAEKRRSVTGRSYPLKVIEDNNKFAMIKSNSTGRESHNFMKNNNIAVDTPYPLKSTLSQPNLATKLERVSSFFSNSHNHIQKQRAQLAALRNEYSSEQIVRNDENDPKTVNIDIQITDTMNSIDEQAVQNDNNLKIQAVNLEKSISLPLNNRMKLKSSKSAYELGSVKKVPTTNLEVTNDDDGTNLLGTMHPLDTCSDVNFRYGGTTKLKSIKPARLPSPNGQEDVTNKNAQSQNVETLNR, from the exons ATGATCACCGTGCCGATATCCGCTTCCAGTCCTTACGTGAAGGTTACGTCCTACAGCGATGCAAGCGCTATTGGCAAAAAGCCTACA GTTCAGCAATACCTAAGAGACATGAAGGAACATTCAGCCTCGTCCCGATTCGAAGGCAGGGATGTACCTCAAAGATCGCAAAGCAGCGCAGCCAGCTTGATGTCCTTAGGTGCTGACATATCTCCAAGTTCTTCCCATTTCTTTGAG GTGCTTTACGTAGGAAAAATCAGAGTGTCGCATCCAAAAGTATCAGAGTCCTTCATCGATGATGCGCTCGTCAGGTTTCGCGTTCACGGTCTCGAGAAATCGAGATCGTCGTCGAGTAATCTCGCCGAGTATCAGCGTCAATCGCTTTTAACGTCTTCCAATAACAGGAGAAACAGCGCG GAATCAACGGGCAGCGCGAGCGAGACAGGAAGCATAGAAAATGTGTCTGGAAGCGGAATCATATCGCCGATTAATTCGTTGGGAGTGCCGTCCACGCTCACGGGTTCCGTCGAAACCTTTCCAAAGAGCGTCAGTTTCGCGGAAAAAGACGAGGAGGAGAATCGAGACACGAGGAATAACAATGCCATGCAAGTGCCAGAAGTTATGAGAAACCGGGCATCGTCGACGGGCAGTGTCTTGAGCGCTAGAAGGGATTCCATGAAAACTGGCGACGAACATAATCGCACGATGCTCTTCCAG GTAGGCCGTCATGATTTGAGATTGATCAGTCCGGATAGGAAGCAGGTGCTTCTTCACAAGCAACTGAGAGACGTGGCCAGTTGCGTCCACGGCATTAAGAACCCGGAGCACTTTGGCTTTATTTGCAGGGAGAATAATATAGAGTGCTTCATCGGCTATGTGTTCAAGTGTCAATCGGGatccgtggcggatgaccttgtCACTG CTATTTCGCAAGCATTCGTCGGAACTGGCGACGTAATAAGGAAGGAAAGGTATTCCGTGTTTTCGTGCGAGCACTGCCCTATGTATTGGTACAACAAATTGTGTCAGGAAATCGAAG GACAGAATGACAGAAGGACACAGAACATAATTTTCTCACGAATGGAACTGTTGCCGGAGGACGAGCAGGAGATTGTCGTTAGCAAGTACAAAAGCGCCGAGTCCGCTGGCGGCACTGGGACGACTTTACGCGAACAGAATCAGTTTTTAATGAGGCTGTTGCGCGTTCATTGCGAGGCGAAGCAAGCCAGGCATGTGCACGATACGGCTGAGAATAG GAGTGAATTTCTCAACCAGTACTTAAGCGTGGGCGTCGGTAGCACAATATTCATGAAAGCGAAACGCTCGCTTACAAATAGTTTTGATAATCTGATGAAGAGAAAGGGTTCGCGGGACGACCTTGGTCTTGTCTCGCATTTAAGAGACTCGAGCCATCTGAATACTGTGATAAAAAGTGCTAGCCAAAGCCCTGATATTTCGCGGCAACCGTCTATGGCGGACATTTCTTCGGAATCTAGTAGGCCGAGGTCATTGAGAGTTTCACCCGAGCAACAATTGACTGTGAACACTGGACCAAAGAGTTCTATGATGGACAT TTTTTTGAAGGTAGggaattcaccaaaaatgtcacCGACCGAAGCAGATGGAAACAATTCGATGCAGTCCAACAGTTCATGGAGGCAAGCTATATTGAACCGAGTCGTGACTCCTAATAAAGATCACGATAAAGAGAACGATAAGTCAGGAAACATGAAGACTCCTCAGACAACACCGAAGCGCAGGACGAGACAGGAGTTAAGGGATCTTTGGAAGAAAGCGATCAATCAACAAGTAATACTAATAAGAATGGAGAAGGAAAATGCAAGGCTCAGGg TGCGCCAAGAAGAAGCGACTGTTAAGAGAATAAAATTGGAATATGACGAACTTAGCAGTTGTGCTCGCGAGTTAGTGGAAGTATGGGATCTTCTGGTCAGTAAAGAGTCGAGGGTCTCCACAAAATGTGATAATCAAATGCTTTtacatgctattaagcaag GTGTACCTAAAGGGAAAAGAGGAGAAGTATGGCAATTCTTAGCCGAACAGTTTTGCTTGAAGCAACCGCCCATAGATACACGCGATTTCCCTAATTATAATACACCATACGACTTGCTTTTAAAGCAACTTACGTCTCAACAACACGCGATACTGATCGATCTGGGACGAACGTTTCCAAATCATCCGTATTTCAGTTCAGCATTAGGGCCTGGACAATTAGCATTATTCAATTTACTAAAAGCTTACTCGCTTTTGGATCATGAAGTCGGTTATTGTCAAGGACTCAGTTTCGTTGCTGGAGTTCTTTTATTGCAC ATGTCCGAAGATTTGGCGTTCTTTCTCCTGCGACACCTAATGTTTCGAAGAGGCCTAAGGAAACTGTATCTTCCCGACATGGCGGCGTTGCAGTTGTACTTGTATCAATTATCTAGATTGCTGCACGATAGGTTACCAGCAATTTATAACCATTTTGACAAACACGATGTGTCTCCCACGCTATACGCCGCGCCATGGTTGTTGACTTTATTTGCGAGTCAATTTCCACTGGGTTTTGTAACTAGAGTTTTTG ATTTACTTTTCCTGGAAAGCACAGAGGTACTTTTCCGCGTATCGATGGCGTTACTAGAGGATCATCAAGATCAGTTATTGTCTTGCGACAGTTTCGAAGAGATCATGGAATACCTCAAA ACGCGTGTACCAGCCGTGGACAGAGAGATTCTGGACCGTGTCATGAAACGCGTATTTTATCCGGATCAAGAAATTACAAAACAATTAAATGAATACAGAGTGGAGTACCAAGTATTGCAGGAAGAGATGATGTCTGTAAAGCCGCAAATAGAAAATATGGAGAAGCTGAAGCTGATCAATAAACAGCTGACGCAAGAAGTCGCGCAACTTAGCGAGCAACTCGAG ATCACCATGAGTAACTTGCACCGTCTGGAAACGGCGCGATCGGTGCAGCAGTCGACTCTCCTTAAGCTCGAATCTCAAAATCGCAGCCTAGAAGTAACCGTTTCGACGTTGGGCGCGTTTGTTCAACAATTGTCCGACACGCGGCCGGACATCGAGTTTCCGGGCGACATTCGTCGTATAATCGCGCAATTGAGTCTCGCCGAGAAACGGAGAAGCGTGACCGGTAGATCTTATCCTCTGAAAGTAATCGAGGacaacaacaagtttgcgatgataaAGAGCAATTCCACGGGTAGAGAGTCTCATAATTTCATGAAGAACAACAATATCGCGGTAGATACGCCGTATCCTTTGAAATCGACGTTGAGTCAACCAAATTTGGCTACCAAGCTCGAGAGGGTTTCGTCGTTCTTCTCGAACTCGCACAATCATATACAGAAACAACGGGCACAATTGGCCGCGCTTAGGAACGAGTACTCGTCCGAGCAAATTGTCAGGAACGACGAGAACGATCCCAAAACGGTGAACATAGATATTCAGATCACCGACACGATGAACTCGATCGACGAGCAAGCCGTACAAAACGATAATAACCTGAAGATCCAAGCGGTCAACTTGGAGAAGTCGATCTCGTTACCGTTGAACAATCGAATGAAATTGAAGTCGTCGAAATCGGCGTACGAGCTGGGATCGGTAAAAAAGGTACCGACCACCAACCTGGAAGTCACGAACGACGACGACGGCACGAATCTATTGGGTACCATGCACCCATTGGACACATGCAGCGACGTGAACTTCAGATACGGCGGAACGACGAAGTTGAAGTCGATCAAACCGGCGAGGCTTCCAAGCCCGAATGGCCAAGAGGATGTCACGAACAAGAATGCTCAAAGCCAAAACGTAGAGACATTGAACAGATAA
- the Plx gene encoding PTB_TBC1D1_like and TBC domain-containing protein plx isoform X2 — MKEHSASSRFEGRDVPQRSQSSAASLMSLGADISPSSSHFFEVLYVGKIRVSHPKVSESFIDDALVRFRVHGLEKSRSSSSNLAEYQRQSLLTSSNNRRNSAESTGSASETGSIENVSGSGIISPINSLGVPSTLTGSVETFPKSVSFAEKDEEENRDTRNNNAMQVPEVMRNRASSTGSVLSARRDSMKTGDEHNRTMLFQVGRHDLRLISPDRKQVLLHKQLRDVASCVHGIKNPEHFGFICRENNIECFIGYVFKCQSGSVADDLVTAISQAFVGTGDVIRKERYSVFSCEHCPMYWYNKLCQEIEGQNDRRTQNIIFSRMELLPEDEQEIVVSKYKSAESAGGTGTTLREQNQFLMRLLRVHCEAKQARHVHDTAENRSEFLNQYLSVGVGSTIFMKAKRSLTNSFDNLMKRKGSRDDLGLVSHLRDSSHLNTVIKSASQSPDISRQPSMADISSESSRPRSLRVSPEQQLTVNTGPKSSMMDIFLKVGNSPKMSPTEADGNNSMQSNSSWRQAILNRVVTPNKDHDKENDKSGNMKTPQTTPKRRTRQELRDLWKKAINQQVILIRMEKENARLRVRQEEATVKRIKLEYDELSSCARELVEVWDLLVSKESRVSTKCDNQMLLHAIKQGVPKGKRGEVWQFLAEQFCLKQPPIDTRDFPNYNTPYDLLLKQLTSQQHAILIDLGRTFPNHPYFSSALGPGQLALFNLLKAYSLLDHEVGYCQGLSFVAGVLLLHMSEDLAFFLLRHLMFRRGLRKLYLPDMAALQLYLYQLSRLLHDRLPAIYNHFDKHDVSPTLYAAPWLLTLFASQFPLGFVTRVFDLLFLESTEVLFRVSMALLEDHQDQLLSCDSFEEIMEYLKTRVPAVDREILDRVMKRVFYPDQEITKQLNEYRVEYQVLQEEMMSVKPQIENMEKLKLINKQLTQEVAQLSEQLEITMSNLHRLETARSVQQSTLLKLESQNRSLEVTVSTLGAFVQQLSDTRPDIEFPGDIRRIIAQLSLAEKRRSVTGRSYPLKVIEDNNKFAMIKSNSTGRESHNFMKNNNIAVDTPYPLKSTLSQPNLATKLERVSSFFSNSHNHIQKQRAQLAALRNEYSSEQIVRNDENDPKTVNIDIQITDTMNSIDEQAVQNDNNLKIQAVNLEKSISLPLNNRMKLKSSKSAYELGSVKKVPTTNLEVTNDDDGTNLLGTMHPLDTCSDVNFRYGGTTKLKSIKPARLPSPNGQEDVTNKNAQSQNVETLNR; from the exons ATGAAGGAACATTCAGCCTCGTCCCGATTCGAAGGCAGGGATGTACCTCAAAGATCGCAAAGCAGCGCAGCCAGCTTGATGTCCTTAGGTGCTGACATATCTCCAAGTTCTTCCCATTTCTTTGAG GTGCTTTACGTAGGAAAAATCAGAGTGTCGCATCCAAAAGTATCAGAGTCCTTCATCGATGATGCGCTCGTCAGGTTTCGCGTTCACGGTCTCGAGAAATCGAGATCGTCGTCGAGTAATCTCGCCGAGTATCAGCGTCAATCGCTTTTAACGTCTTCCAATAACAGGAGAAACAGCGCG GAATCAACGGGCAGCGCGAGCGAGACAGGAAGCATAGAAAATGTGTCTGGAAGCGGAATCATATCGCCGATTAATTCGTTGGGAGTGCCGTCCACGCTCACGGGTTCCGTCGAAACCTTTCCAAAGAGCGTCAGTTTCGCGGAAAAAGACGAGGAGGAGAATCGAGACACGAGGAATAACAATGCCATGCAAGTGCCAGAAGTTATGAGAAACCGGGCATCGTCGACGGGCAGTGTCTTGAGCGCTAGAAGGGATTCCATGAAAACTGGCGACGAACATAATCGCACGATGCTCTTCCAG GTAGGCCGTCATGATTTGAGATTGATCAGTCCGGATAGGAAGCAGGTGCTTCTTCACAAGCAACTGAGAGACGTGGCCAGTTGCGTCCACGGCATTAAGAACCCGGAGCACTTTGGCTTTATTTGCAGGGAGAATAATATAGAGTGCTTCATCGGCTATGTGTTCAAGTGTCAATCGGGatccgtggcggatgaccttgtCACTG CTATTTCGCAAGCATTCGTCGGAACTGGCGACGTAATAAGGAAGGAAAGGTATTCCGTGTTTTCGTGCGAGCACTGCCCTATGTATTGGTACAACAAATTGTGTCAGGAAATCGAAG GACAGAATGACAGAAGGACACAGAACATAATTTTCTCACGAATGGAACTGTTGCCGGAGGACGAGCAGGAGATTGTCGTTAGCAAGTACAAAAGCGCCGAGTCCGCTGGCGGCACTGGGACGACTTTACGCGAACAGAATCAGTTTTTAATGAGGCTGTTGCGCGTTCATTGCGAGGCGAAGCAAGCCAGGCATGTGCACGATACGGCTGAGAATAG GAGTGAATTTCTCAACCAGTACTTAAGCGTGGGCGTCGGTAGCACAATATTCATGAAAGCGAAACGCTCGCTTACAAATAGTTTTGATAATCTGATGAAGAGAAAGGGTTCGCGGGACGACCTTGGTCTTGTCTCGCATTTAAGAGACTCGAGCCATCTGAATACTGTGATAAAAAGTGCTAGCCAAAGCCCTGATATTTCGCGGCAACCGTCTATGGCGGACATTTCTTCGGAATCTAGTAGGCCGAGGTCATTGAGAGTTTCACCCGAGCAACAATTGACTGTGAACACTGGACCAAAGAGTTCTATGATGGACAT TTTTTTGAAGGTAGggaattcaccaaaaatgtcacCGACCGAAGCAGATGGAAACAATTCGATGCAGTCCAACAGTTCATGGAGGCAAGCTATATTGAACCGAGTCGTGACTCCTAATAAAGATCACGATAAAGAGAACGATAAGTCAGGAAACATGAAGACTCCTCAGACAACACCGAAGCGCAGGACGAGACAGGAGTTAAGGGATCTTTGGAAGAAAGCGATCAATCAACAAGTAATACTAATAAGAATGGAGAAGGAAAATGCAAGGCTCAGGg TGCGCCAAGAAGAAGCGACTGTTAAGAGAATAAAATTGGAATATGACGAACTTAGCAGTTGTGCTCGCGAGTTAGTGGAAGTATGGGATCTTCTGGTCAGTAAAGAGTCGAGGGTCTCCACAAAATGTGATAATCAAATGCTTTtacatgctattaagcaag GTGTACCTAAAGGGAAAAGAGGAGAAGTATGGCAATTCTTAGCCGAACAGTTTTGCTTGAAGCAACCGCCCATAGATACACGCGATTTCCCTAATTATAATACACCATACGACTTGCTTTTAAAGCAACTTACGTCTCAACAACACGCGATACTGATCGATCTGGGACGAACGTTTCCAAATCATCCGTATTTCAGTTCAGCATTAGGGCCTGGACAATTAGCATTATTCAATTTACTAAAAGCTTACTCGCTTTTGGATCATGAAGTCGGTTATTGTCAAGGACTCAGTTTCGTTGCTGGAGTTCTTTTATTGCAC ATGTCCGAAGATTTGGCGTTCTTTCTCCTGCGACACCTAATGTTTCGAAGAGGCCTAAGGAAACTGTATCTTCCCGACATGGCGGCGTTGCAGTTGTACTTGTATCAATTATCTAGATTGCTGCACGATAGGTTACCAGCAATTTATAACCATTTTGACAAACACGATGTGTCTCCCACGCTATACGCCGCGCCATGGTTGTTGACTTTATTTGCGAGTCAATTTCCACTGGGTTTTGTAACTAGAGTTTTTG ATTTACTTTTCCTGGAAAGCACAGAGGTACTTTTCCGCGTATCGATGGCGTTACTAGAGGATCATCAAGATCAGTTATTGTCTTGCGACAGTTTCGAAGAGATCATGGAATACCTCAAA ACGCGTGTACCAGCCGTGGACAGAGAGATTCTGGACCGTGTCATGAAACGCGTATTTTATCCGGATCAAGAAATTACAAAACAATTAAATGAATACAGAGTGGAGTACCAAGTATTGCAGGAAGAGATGATGTCTGTAAAGCCGCAAATAGAAAATATGGAGAAGCTGAAGCTGATCAATAAACAGCTGACGCAAGAAGTCGCGCAACTTAGCGAGCAACTCGAG ATCACCATGAGTAACTTGCACCGTCTGGAAACGGCGCGATCGGTGCAGCAGTCGACTCTCCTTAAGCTCGAATCTCAAAATCGCAGCCTAGAAGTAACCGTTTCGACGTTGGGCGCGTTTGTTCAACAATTGTCCGACACGCGGCCGGACATCGAGTTTCCGGGCGACATTCGTCGTATAATCGCGCAATTGAGTCTCGCCGAGAAACGGAGAAGCGTGACCGGTAGATCTTATCCTCTGAAAGTAATCGAGGacaacaacaagtttgcgatgataaAGAGCAATTCCACGGGTAGAGAGTCTCATAATTTCATGAAGAACAACAATATCGCGGTAGATACGCCGTATCCTTTGAAATCGACGTTGAGTCAACCAAATTTGGCTACCAAGCTCGAGAGGGTTTCGTCGTTCTTCTCGAACTCGCACAATCATATACAGAAACAACGGGCACAATTGGCCGCGCTTAGGAACGAGTACTCGTCCGAGCAAATTGTCAGGAACGACGAGAACGATCCCAAAACGGTGAACATAGATATTCAGATCACCGACACGATGAACTCGATCGACGAGCAAGCCGTACAAAACGATAATAACCTGAAGATCCAAGCGGTCAACTTGGAGAAGTCGATCTCGTTACCGTTGAACAATCGAATGAAATTGAAGTCGTCGAAATCGGCGTACGAGCTGGGATCGGTAAAAAAGGTACCGACCACCAACCTGGAAGTCACGAACGACGACGACGGCACGAATCTATTGGGTACCATGCACCCATTGGACACATGCAGCGACGTGAACTTCAGATACGGCGGAACGACGAAGTTGAAGTCGATCAAACCGGCGAGGCTTCCAAGCCCGAATGGCCAAGAGGATGTCACGAACAAGAATGCTCAAAGCCAAAACGTAGAGACATTGAACAGATAA
- the LOC143345144 gene encoding U4/U6.U5 tri-snRNP-associated protein 1 has product MGSNKRHKTEKNRDAKKKRHRSRSRSYTPEREKTEKHRHHKKHRRKERKDYDSDVEIVNAPPPPKISKSSHPSTPPPPEISKQRSPSPAKGGAAQTSLSVEETNKLRAKLGLKPLEVDSTSKDDPNKIKDDLGEFYHKPAPDVNEKLRTQKLKEKIGTQKQKRQIEASLSKVKSLAECDSDDDTRAWIEKNRRLDEEKKKAEERAKMLDQLDEEFGIGNLVKEEIHTARNTAYTEKNLKGLKVEHNIDKFEEGKTVILTLKDQEVLDESGDVLVNVNITDEERYQRNILNKSKKPGYDAYDDDNFDEFGFSKNTILEKYDEEIEGEKRDNFVLGINMKDARQSKLDHVKQRLANKRLESLQLAEPKLASEYYNEEELATFKKPKKKVRKIRKKLKADDLIPEGNDYLRDLGSRRSKRPEDVKENDNLDVDDLGAPAEDLSGIKLEEDDKELELQLALKKAQRLKESQLSTIEQVVETIKHEPTGSEDSQSGNIVLNATAEFCRTLGDIPTYGLAGNREENGQELMDFEIDGVKEEPPVNEEEDDGRGAWNTVQLDESTSEPVALEAAILDAEPSLGHGVSGALKLAMSKGYLQKEDSSRPSASRFAHLQAQNYSIEDKTYGDDDKFGRRDRFNGPTSEFKEKDGFKPNVKLEYIDDDGHVLSAKEAFRYLSHKFHGKGPGKNKVEKRMKKAEQEVLMKRMSSTDTPLGTLNLLQAKQKETQSPYIVLSGSKQMQTTSISKSKH; this is encoded by the exons ATGGGTTCGAACAAACGTCATAAGACTGAGAAGAACCGGGACGCAAAGAAGAAGCGTCACCGTAGCCGATCACGAAGTTATACGCCTGAACGCGAGAAAACGGAAAAGCACAGGCATCACAAAAAGCATAGAAGAAAAGAGCGCAAGGATTATGACAGCGATG TCGAAATAGTTAATGCTCCTCCTCCACCAAAAATCTCCAAGTCTTCGCATCCATCTACACCTCCACCTCCCGAAATTTCCAAGCAACGTAGCCCTTCGCCAGCCAAAGGTGGCGCAGCACAGACCTCTCTATCCGTCGAAGAGACAAATAAGTTACGAGCAAAATTAGGTTTAAAACCATTGGAAGTCGACAGTACTTCTAAGGACGATCCTAACAAGATTAAAGATGACTTGGGAGAGTTTTATCATAAGCCTGCTCCTGATGTTAATGAGAAACTGAGGACACAAAAGCTGAAGGAAAAAATTGGCACTCAGAAACAAAAAAGGCAAATTGAAGCCAGTCTGTCCAAAGTAAAGAGTTTGGCTGAATGCGATTCCGACGATGATACCAGAGCTTGGATCGAGAAAAACAGACGTTTGGACGAGGAAAAGAAAAAAGCAGAAGAAAGG GCAAAAATGTTGGATCAGCTGGATGAGGAATTTGGAATTGGAAATTTGGTTAAGGAAGAAATACATACTGCTCGAAATACAGCTTATACGGAGAAGAACTTAAAGGGTCTCAAAGTAGAGCATAATATT gaCAAGTTTGAAGAAGGAAAAACAGTTATCTTAACTCTAAAAGACCAGGAAGTATTGGACGAGAGCGGAGATGTACTCGTCAATGTAAACATAACAGACGAGGAACGTTACCAACGCAATATCTTAAATAAGTCTAAAAAGCCTGGTTACGACGCGTACGATGACGATAATTTTGACGAGTTTGGTTTTTCAAAAAACACCATCTTGGAAAAGTACGACGAAGAAATTGAGGGCGAGAAAAGAGATAATTTCGTATTAGGAATTAACATGAAAGATGCCAGACAGTCTAAACTTGATCATGTTAAACAACGTTTGGCAAATAAGCGATTAGAATCGTTACAGTTAGCGGAGCCAAAATTAGCTAGCGAATATTACAACGAGGAAGAACTTGCAACGTTCAAGAAACCAAAGAAAaag GTGCGAAAGATTAGGAAGAAACTGAAGGCAGACGATCTGATTCCCGAAGGTAACGATTATCTTCGAGATCTAGGAAGTAGAAGAAGCAAACGACCCGAGGACGTGAAAGAAAATGATAATTTGGACGTAGATGACTTGGGag CTCCCGCCGAAGACCTCAGTGGAATAAAATTAGAAGAAGACGACAAGGAACTAGAATTGCAACTGGCATTAAAGAAAGCTCAACGTTTAAAAGAATCGCAATTGTCGACTATAGAACAAGTTGTTGAAACTATAAAACACGAGCCGACAGGTTCGGAGGATAGTCAGTCTGGGAATATTGTCCTTAATGCTACTGCAGAATTTTGCAGAACTTTAGGAGACATTCCGACCTATGGTCTTGCTGGGAATAGAGAGGAAAATGGCCAGGAACTCATG GACTTTGAGATTGATGGAGTTAAGGAGGAACCACCGGTAAATGAGGAAGAAGACGATGGCCGCGGCGCATGGAATACAGTGCAATTAG ACGAGAGCACGTCGGAGCCAGTAGCATTGGAAGCCGCGATTCTAGACGCAGAGCCTTCGCTCGGGCATGGCGTTAGCGGAGCATTGAAGCTCGCTATGAGTAAAGGTTATTTACAAAAGGAAGACAGTAGTCGACCGTCTGCATCACGTTTTGCTCACTTACAGGCTCAAAACTACTCGATAGAGGACAAAACTTACGG AGACGACGATAAATTCGGTAGAAGAGATCGTTTCAACGGTCCAACCTCTGAATTTAAAGAGAAAGACGGTTTCAAACCGAACGTAAAATTAGAGTACATCGACGACGATGGACACGTTCTGAGCGCGAAGGAAGCGTTTCGGTATCTTTCGCACAAATTCCACGGGAAAGGTCCGGGAAAGAATAAG GTCGAGAAACGAATGAAGAAAGCTGAACAGGAAGTTTTAATGAAACGTATGTCCTCCACGGACACTCCCCTGGGTACGCTTAATTTATTGCAGGCGAAGCAAAAAGAAACTCAGTCTCCGTACATAGTGCTCAGTGGTAGCAAGCAAATGCAAAC GACTAGTATATCGAAGTCGAAGCATTAA